From one Halothece sp. PCC 7418 genomic stretch:
- the dcm gene encoding DNA (cytosine-5-)-methyltransferase, whose translation MLQTAYIPELLESINPAYDTIKSPYTVKRKIKFIDLFAGIGGMRLAFKNSNSECVFSCEWDSHAQKTYRANFNEIPFGDINKIQPDAIPDHEILLAGFPCQPFSAIGKREGFLHKTQGTLFYSIAKILAAKRTLCFLLENVPGLLTNDNGKTFQIILKTLDELNYDVRYATLDAADFGLPQYRKRIYIVGFNREYLEKRIDFDFPQGNNNTIFINQFLESNLTGYSISKHLQQTYLFKKDDGKPQIVDNSSQIKVKTLVSTYHKIQRLTGTFVRDGETGIRLLSEGECKAIMGFPDEFIIPVSRTQMYRQLGNSVAIPVIRAIAKKIYNNLEAVIQQI comes from the coding sequence ATGTTGCAAACTGCGTATATTCCAGAGCTTTTAGAGTCTATTAATCCTGCTTATGATACGATCAAGTCACCTTATACAGTTAAAAGAAAAATAAAATTTATAGATTTATTTGCTGGGATCGGTGGTATGAGATTAGCTTTCAAGAATTCTAATAGTGAGTGTGTTTTTTCTTGCGAGTGGGATTCTCATGCTCAAAAAACATATCGAGCTAATTTTAATGAGATTCCTTTCGGTGATATTAATAAAATTCAACCCGATGCAATCCCAGACCATGAGATTTTATTGGCTGGTTTTCCTTGCCAACCTTTTAGCGCTATTGGAAAACGAGAAGGGTTTTTACATAAAACACAAGGCACTTTATTTTATTCGATAGCAAAAATATTAGCAGCCAAAAGAACATTATGTTTTTTATTGGAAAATGTCCCTGGTTTGTTAACTAATGATAATGGAAAAACCTTTCAAATTATACTTAAGACTCTAGATGAACTTAATTATGATGTTCGCTATGCAACTTTAGATGCTGCTGATTTTGGTTTACCTCAATATCGTAAAAGAATTTATATTGTTGGGTTCAATCGAGAATATTTAGAGAAAAGAATAGACTTTGATTTCCCTCAAGGAAATAACAATACAATATTTATAAATCAGTTTCTGGAGTCAAATCTTACAGGTTACTCTATTTCCAAACACCTTCAACAAACTTACTTGTTTAAGAAAGATGATGGAAAACCACAAATTGTAGATAACAGTTCTCAAATTAAGGTAAAAACTTTAGTTTCAACTTATCATAAAATTCAACGTTTAACAGGAACTTTTGTGCGTGATGGAGAAACAGGTATCAGACTGTTAAGTGAAGGTGAATGTAAAGCAATAATGGGGTTTCCAGATGAGTTTATTATCCCAGTTTCACGAACTCAAATGTATCGTCAGTTAGGTAACTCAGTAGCAATTCCTGTGATTAGGGCTATTGCTAAAAAAATCTACAACAACTTAGAAGCTGTGATTCAGCAAATTTGA
- the metH gene encoding methionine synthase has translation MTTTKPKVKSAFLERLHSPERPVLVFDGGMGTSLQRQELTLEDFGSAELEGCNEYLVKSKPEAIEQVHREFLEAGADVIETDSFGSSSVVLAEYDIPEQAYELSKMAAELAKRVAQEYSTPEKPRFVAGAMGPTTKLPTLGHIDFDTMKESYRVQASGLYDGGADLFIIETCQDVLQIKSALNAVEEVFAEKGDRIPIMVSITMEVMGTMLVGTEIDAALTILEPYDIDILGLNCATGPDKMKEHIKYLSEHSPFVISCIPNAGLPENVGGQAHYKLTPTELRMALMHFVEDLGVQIIGGCCGTRPDHIEQLHEIAKDLKPKERHPSNDRAAASIYSTQNYIQDNSFLIIGERLNASGSKKTRTLLNEEDWDGLVSIAKSQVKEGAHVLDVNVDYVGRDGERDMYEVVSRLVNNVTLPLMVDSTEWTKMEVGLKTAGGKCLINSTNYEDGEERFFKVLELAKKYGAGVVVGTIDEDGMARTAQKKFEIAQRAYRQAVEYGIPPSEIFFDSLALPISTGIEEDRVNGKETMESIRMIRENLPECHIMLGVSNLSFGLNSAARVALNSVFLHDAVEAGMDAAIVSASKIVPLAKIEEEHQQVCRDLIYDRREFNEDGICVYDPLTKLTEVFAGKKADVAASSMENLSIEDKLKQHIIDGERIGLNDVLDEAMQTYPPLDIINKYLLDGMKVVGERFGAGEMQLPFVLQSAETMKAAVAHLEPHMEKNEAGDNAKGTFLIATVKGDVHDIGKNLVDIILSNNGYRVINIGIKQPVDNIIAAYEEHNADCIAMSGLLVKSTAFMKENLETFNEKGITVPVILGGAALTPKFVYGDCQEAYNGKVVYGKDAFSDLNFMDKLMPAKEAGQWDDLQGFLGEFAEEEEEGKGIKAKAKAEKAQSNGKVETEENGKAEEPKVVDTTRSEAVDVNIERPTPPFWGYKRLNPDDISMDEILWYLDKQALFAGQWQFRKKKSQSREEYDQFLQETVEPILEEWKQRSKDENLLHPHLIYGYFPCYSEGNTVYLFDPKLMEEKGTIPDGSEPVAAFEFPRQRSGQRMCIADFYAPKESGLIDVFPMQAVTVGEIATEYAKELFAADKYTEYLYFHGFGVQAAEALAEWGHARIRQELGFGDEDPDNIRDILAQRYRGSRYSFGYPACPNIQDQYTLLDLLETKQINLYMDESEQIYPEQSTTAIVSYHPIARYFSA, from the coding sequence ATGACAACAACTAAACCGAAAGTAAAAAGTGCTTTTCTGGAAAGACTCCATTCTCCAGAACGCCCTGTCCTCGTTTTTGACGGCGGGATGGGAACGTCTTTACAAAGGCAAGAACTCACTCTAGAAGATTTTGGCAGTGCTGAACTCGAAGGGTGTAATGAATATCTTGTCAAATCTAAACCAGAAGCCATTGAGCAAGTCCACCGCGAATTTTTAGAAGCGGGTGCGGATGTTATTGAAACCGACAGCTTCGGTTCTAGTTCTGTGGTGTTAGCGGAATATGATATTCCCGAACAAGCCTACGAACTGAGTAAGATGGCAGCGGAACTCGCTAAGCGTGTGGCGCAAGAGTATTCAACCCCAGAAAAACCGCGTTTTGTGGCTGGGGCGATGGGACCCACCACCAAACTTCCCACCCTGGGTCATATTGACTTTGACACGATGAAAGAGTCTTACCGTGTCCAAGCCTCTGGACTTTATGATGGCGGTGCCGACTTATTTATCATCGAAACCTGTCAAGATGTGCTGCAAATTAAATCTGCTTTGAATGCAGTAGAAGAAGTCTTTGCCGAAAAAGGTGATCGTATCCCAATTATGGTTTCTATCACCATGGAAGTTATGGGAACCATGCTGGTAGGAACCGAAATTGATGCAGCCCTGACCATCCTCGAACCTTATGACATTGATATCTTAGGGTTAAACTGTGCAACCGGTCCCGACAAAATGAAAGAACATATCAAATATTTGTCGGAACACTCCCCATTCGTTATTTCCTGTATTCCCAACGCTGGACTTCCTGAAAACGTTGGGGGACAAGCCCACTATAAACTGACTCCCACCGAACTACGGATGGCGTTAATGCACTTCGTAGAAGATTTAGGTGTACAAATTATTGGTGGCTGTTGTGGAACGCGCCCTGACCATATTGAACAACTCCATGAAATCGCGAAAGACCTCAAACCAAAAGAGCGTCATCCTAGCAACGATCGCGCTGCTGCTTCCATTTACAGCACCCAAAATTATATTCAAGACAACTCCTTCCTAATTATTGGAGAACGTCTGAACGCCAGTGGATCGAAAAAAACTCGTACCCTCCTCAACGAAGAAGACTGGGATGGTCTGGTTTCTATTGCCAAATCTCAGGTAAAAGAAGGAGCGCACGTCCTTGATGTCAACGTGGACTATGTGGGACGTGACGGCGAACGGGATATGTACGAAGTGGTTTCCCGTTTGGTGAATAACGTAACCCTTCCGCTGATGGTGGACTCCACCGAATGGACGAAAATGGAAGTGGGGTTAAAAACTGCAGGCGGAAAATGTCTCATCAACTCTACAAACTATGAAGATGGCGAAGAACGCTTCTTCAAAGTCTTAGAACTCGCGAAAAAATATGGCGCAGGTGTCGTTGTCGGTACCATTGATGAAGATGGGATGGCACGAACCGCCCAGAAGAAATTTGAAATTGCCCAACGTGCTTATCGCCAAGCAGTAGAATATGGCATTCCTCCCTCGGAGATTTTCTTTGACTCCTTAGCCCTTCCCATTTCCACTGGGATTGAAGAAGACAGGGTGAACGGAAAGGAAACCATGGAGTCCATTCGGATGATTCGGGAAAACTTACCCGAATGTCATATCATGCTGGGGGTTTCTAACCTCTCCTTTGGCTTGAATTCAGCCGCAAGGGTTGCCCTCAATTCTGTTTTTCTTCACGATGCCGTTGAAGCAGGAATGGATGCAGCCATTGTCAGCGCGAGTAAGATTGTTCCCCTAGCAAAAATCGAAGAAGAACATCAGCAGGTTTGTCGCGACCTTATTTATGACCGTCGTGAATTTAATGAAGATGGCATCTGTGTTTATGATCCCCTGACAAAACTAACCGAAGTCTTTGCGGGCAAAAAAGCAGACGTTGCTGCCTCTAGCATGGAAAATCTTTCCATCGAAGACAAACTCAAACAGCACATTATTGATGGGGAACGCATTGGCTTAAATGATGTTCTCGATGAAGCGATGCAAACCTATCCCCCTCTCGATATTATTAACAAGTATCTCCTTGATGGGATGAAAGTGGTTGGGGAACGCTTCGGTGCTGGTGAAATGCAGCTTCCCTTTGTCTTGCAGTCTGCTGAAACCATGAAAGCTGCAGTGGCGCACTTAGAACCCCACATGGAGAAAAATGAAGCGGGAGATAATGCCAAAGGAACCTTCCTCATTGCAACCGTAAAAGGGGACGTGCATGATATCGGTAAGAACTTAGTGGATATCATTCTGTCCAATAATGGCTACCGTGTCATTAACATTGGTATTAAACAGCCCGTGGATAATATCATCGCTGCTTACGAAGAGCACAATGCCGATTGCATCGCCATGAGTGGGCTATTGGTGAAATCCACCGCTTTCATGAAGGAAAACTTAGAAACCTTCAATGAAAAAGGCATTACCGTTCCGGTTATTCTCGGTGGGGCTGCGCTAACGCCGAAATTTGTCTATGGTGACTGTCAAGAAGCCTACAATGGCAAAGTGGTTTACGGGAAAGATGCCTTCTCTGACCTCAACTTTATGGATAAACTCATGCCAGCAAAAGAAGCGGGACAATGGGATGATCTCCAAGGCTTCTTAGGGGAGTTTGCTGAAGAAGAAGAAGAAGGAAAAGGCATTAAAGCCAAAGCCAAAGCCGAAAAAGCCCAAAGCAATGGCAAGGTAGAAACAGAAGAAAACGGAAAAGCAGAAGAACCGAAAGTCGTAGATACCACTCGTTCGGAAGCGGTGGATGTCAATATTGAGCGTCCAACACCGCCTTTCTGGGGCTATAAACGCTTAAATCCCGATGATATTTCCATGGATGAGATACTATGGTATCTCGACAAACAAGCCCTGTTCGCGGGTCAATGGCAATTCCGGAAGAAGAAAAGTCAATCTCGGGAAGAGTACGATCAGTTTTTACAAGAAACGGTTGAACCGATTCTGGAAGAGTGGAAACAACGCTCGAAGGATGAAAACTTACTCCATCCCCACTTGATTTACGGTTACTTCCCCTGTTACTCGGAAGGGAATACGGTGTATCTGTTTGATCCGAAACTGATGGAAGAGAAAGGAACGATTCCTGACGGATCAGAACCGGTTGCTGCGTTTGAGTTCCCTCGTCAACGGTCGGGACAACGGATGTGTATTGCAGACTTCTATGCACCGAAAGAATCGGGTTTGATTGATGTCTTCCCGATGCAAGCAGTAACGGTTGGTGAAATTGCCACGGAATACGCCAAAGAACTGTTTGCAGCGGATAAATACACTGAATATCTCTATTTCCACGGCTTTGGGGTACAAGCAGCAGAAGCCCTTGCAGAATGGGGTCACGCCCGCATTCGTCAGGAGTTAGGCTTTGGCGATGAAGATCCCGATAATATCCGTGATATCTTGGCGCAACGCTATCGGGGTTCGCGCTATAGCTTTGGTTATCCCGCTTGTCCGAATATTCAGGATCAGTACACACTTTTAGACCTGCTAGAGACGAAACAAATTAATCTCTATATGGATGAAAGTGAACAAATCTATCCTGAACAATCAACGACCGCGATCGTTTCTTACCACCCGATCGCGCGTTACTTCAGTGCATAA